A region of Moorena producens PAL-8-15-08-1 DNA encodes the following proteins:
- the rpsQ gene encoding 30S ribosomal protein S17 → MSAKERVGLVVSDKMDKTVVVAIENRSPHPKYGKIVVRTKRYKAHDEENKCKEGDRVRIRETRPLSRTKRWMVAEIVSSS, encoded by the coding sequence ATGTCAGCAAAAGAGAGAGTTGGCCTGGTGGTCAGCGACAAAATGGACAAAACTGTGGTGGTGGCTATTGAAAATAGGTCTCCCCACCCAAAGTACGGCAAAATTGTTGTGCGTACCAAGCGATACAAAGCTCATGATGAGGAAAATAAATGTAAAGAAGGCGATCGCGTTCGGATTAGAGAAACACGACCACTGAGTCGTACCAAACGCTGGATGGTTGCTGAAATCGTCAGTAGTTCCTAA
- the rplV gene encoding 50S ribosomal protein L22 — translation MAIDTTAETKAIARYIRMSPSKVRRVLDQIRGRSYREALIILEFMPYRACQPVLKVLRSAVANAEHNAGIDPASLYITKAFADMGPSLKRYRPRAQGRAYQIRKPTCHITVAVSPEVDD, via the coding sequence ATGGCCATAGACACTACAGCAGAAACTAAAGCGATCGCACGCTACATTCGGATGTCTCCAAGCAAGGTCAGGCGAGTACTTGACCAAATTCGGGGGCGTTCCTATCGGGAAGCTCTGATCATTCTGGAATTCATGCCCTACCGGGCTTGCCAACCAGTATTGAAAGTACTACGCTCCGCTGTTGCCAATGCTGAACACAATGCAGGGATTGACCCAGCTAGCTTATACATCACTAAAGCTTTTGCGGATATGGGACCAAGCTTGAAGCGGTATCGACCAAGAGCTCAAGGTCGTGCTTATCAGATTCGCAAGCCAACCTGTCATATCACCGTGGCTGTTTCTCCAGAAGTAGATGATTAG
- the rpsC gene encoding 30S ribosomal protein S3, whose product MGQKIHPIGFRLGITQEHRSRWFADSKRYPLLLQEDYQIRQYVEKNLNNAGISDIRIERKADQIDLEIHTARPGVVVGRGGSGIESLRVGLQKALGNNRQIRINVVEVSRVDADATLIAEYIAQQLERRVSFRRVVRQAIQRAQRADVQGIKVQVGGRLNGAEIARSEWTREGRVPLHTLRANIDYSYKTAQTIYGILGIKVWVFKGEVIPGQEEKPAPNTAQPRRRQPKRRQQFEDRSND is encoded by the coding sequence GTGGGACAGAAAATACATCCAATTGGTTTTCGGCTAGGTATCACGCAAGAGCATCGCTCTCGCTGGTTTGCCGACTCAAAGCGTTATCCGCTTCTGTTGCAGGAAGACTACCAAATCAGACAATATGTTGAGAAAAACCTCAATAATGCTGGAATTTCCGACATCCGGATTGAGCGCAAAGCTGACCAGATTGATTTAGAAATTCATACAGCTCGACCTGGGGTAGTTGTTGGTCGTGGTGGCAGTGGTATTGAGTCTTTGCGTGTCGGTCTGCAAAAAGCCCTGGGCAACAATCGTCAGATTCGCATCAATGTCGTGGAAGTATCACGGGTGGATGCAGATGCTACCCTAATTGCCGAGTACATTGCCCAACAGCTAGAGCGCCGAGTTTCCTTCAGACGAGTGGTTCGTCAAGCAATTCAGCGGGCTCAGCGGGCTGATGTCCAAGGCATTAAAGTTCAGGTAGGTGGTCGGTTAAATGGAGCTGAAATTGCCCGAAGCGAGTGGACTCGTGAAGGACGAGTTCCCCTCCATACCCTCCGGGCAAATATTGATTATTCCTACAAAACGGCCCAAACCATTTATGGAATTTTGGGCATTAAAGTTTGGGTTTTCAAAGGGGAAGTGATTCCCGGTCAAGAAGAAAAGCCTGCCCCTAACACAGCTCAACCTCGTCGCCGTCAGCCAAAACGCCGCCAGCAGTTTGAAGACCGGTCAAATGACTAG
- the rpmC gene encoding 50S ribosomal protein L29, whose product MALPKIEDARSLSDAELEQEILAAKRQLFDLRLQKATKRLEKPHQFKHLKHRIAQLMTVERERQLAKQKESTDTSQSDTPQSEQSDTPQSESDE is encoded by the coding sequence ATGGCTCTGCCCAAGATAGAAGATGCTAGAAGTCTGAGCGATGCCGAACTAGAGCAGGAAATTTTAGCAGCTAAGCGTCAGTTGTTTGACTTGCGCCTGCAAAAGGCAACCAAACGCTTAGAAAAACCTCACCAGTTTAAGCATCTTAAGCACCGAATCGCTCAGCTAATGACAGTAGAACGAGAACGCCAACTCGCTAAACAGAAAGAATCAACAGATACCTCACAAAGTGATACCCCGCAATCAGAACAAAGTGATACCCCACAATCAGAATCAGACGAATAG
- a CDS encoding 50S ribosomal protein L23, giving the protein MTEYNPRDLADLVIRPIVTEKATLLMEQNKYVFDVIIKATKPQIRAAIESLFEVKVVAVNTLRPPRKKRRVGKFVGYKTQYKRAIVTLAPGDSITLFPDV; this is encoded by the coding sequence ATGACGGAGTATAACCCCCGTGACCTTGCTGATTTGGTGATTCGCCCAATTGTGACTGAGAAGGCGACCCTACTGATGGAGCAGAACAAGTATGTCTTTGATGTGATTATCAAAGCGACAAAGCCACAAATTAGAGCCGCGATTGAAAGTCTTTTTGAAGTAAAAGTGGTGGCAGTAAATACCCTACGTCCGCCACGTAAAAAGCGTCGAGTGGGAAAATTTGTAGGTTACAAAACCCAGTACAAACGGGCGATTGTTACCCTAGCTCCAGGAGACTCGATTACTCTATTCCCAGACGTATAA
- the rpsS gene encoding 30S ribosomal protein S19, translating to MGRSLKKGPFIADSLLTKIETLNAKGEKQVIKTWSRASTIVPQMVGHTIAVHNGRTHVPVFINEQMVGHKLGEFAPTRTFRGHVKDGKARR from the coding sequence ATGGGTCGTTCATTAAAAAAAGGTCCTTTTATAGCCGATAGTCTTCTGACTAAAATTGAAACCTTGAATGCTAAAGGCGAAAAACAGGTGATTAAAACCTGGTCAAGAGCCTCGACCATTGTGCCGCAGATGGTAGGTCACACCATTGCCGTGCATAACGGGCGGACACATGTACCAGTTTTTATCAATGAGCAGATGGTAGGTCATAAGCTGGGCGAATTTGCCCCGACTCGAACATTTCGGGGACATGTTAAGGATGGTAAGGCCCGTCGTTAA
- the rplP gene encoding 50S ribosomal protein L16 — MLSPKRTKYRKQHRGRMKGMATRGSTINFGDYALQATEPAWITSRQIEAGRRAMTRYVRRGGKIWIRIFPDKPVTMRPAETRMGSGKGSPEFWVAVVKPGRIIYEIAGVSEEVAREAMRLAANKFPIKLKFISREGEQV; from the coding sequence ATGTTAAGTCCAAAAAGAACAAAATATCGCAAACAGCACCGGGGACGAATGAAAGGTATGGCCACTCGTGGCAGTACCATTAACTTTGGTGATTATGCGCTGCAAGCCACAGAACCAGCTTGGATTACCTCCCGCCAAATCGAAGCAGGTCGTCGGGCAATGACGCGCTACGTTCGTCGTGGTGGCAAAATCTGGATTCGAATTTTCCCAGATAAACCAGTCACCATGCGTCCAGCAGAAACTCGTATGGGTTCTGGAAAAGGTTCCCCAGAGTTTTGGGTAGCAGTAGTTAAACCCGGTCGGATTATCTATGAAATCGCTGGGGTAAGCGAAGAGGTTGCTCGCGAAGCCATGCGTCTGGCTGCTAACAAATTTCCCATTAAATTGAAGTTCATTTCTCGTGAAGGGGAACAGGTATAA
- the rplB gene encoding 50S ribosomal protein L2 — protein sequence MGIRSYRPYTPGTRQGTVSDFAEITRTEPEKSLTKSKHRKKGRNNRGVITCRHRGGGHKRLYRVIDFRRDKHNIPAKVAAIEYDPNRNARIALLYYQDGEKRYILHPVGLEVGSSIISGPDSPIEIGNALPLKDIPLGTNVHNVELIPGRGAQIVRAAGATAQVQAKEGDYVTLKLPSSEVRMLRKECYATIGQVGNVEARNLSLGKAGRNRHRGRRPQVRGSVMNPVDHPHGGGEGRAPIGRSGPVTPWGKPALGAKTRKVKKQSSSLIVRRRRKSSKRGRGGRDS from the coding sequence ATGGGCATCCGTAGCTATCGACCATACACCCCAGGCACTCGTCAGGGTACTGTCTCAGACTTCGCTGAGATTACTCGGACTGAGCCAGAAAAATCCCTAACCAAATCTAAGCATCGTAAAAAAGGTCGCAATAATCGCGGTGTTATTACCTGTCGCCATCGCGGTGGCGGACATAAGCGTCTATATAGGGTAATTGACTTCCGCCGGGATAAGCACAATATTCCGGCAAAAGTGGCAGCAATTGAGTATGACCCCAATCGGAATGCTAGGATTGCGCTGCTCTACTATCAAGATGGTGAAAAGCGATATATCCTGCATCCTGTGGGTTTGGAAGTGGGGTCAAGCATCATATCTGGGCCTGACTCTCCCATCGAAATAGGCAATGCCTTGCCCCTAAAGGATATTCCCTTAGGCACCAACGTGCATAACGTTGAACTGATCCCAGGGCGAGGAGCACAGATTGTTCGTGCAGCCGGGGCAACTGCTCAAGTGCAAGCTAAAGAAGGTGACTATGTCACCCTAAAGCTGCCCTCTAGTGAAGTCAGGATGTTGCGTAAAGAATGCTACGCCACTATTGGACAGGTCGGTAATGTTGAAGCGAGAAACTTGAGTTTAGGTAAAGCTGGTCGCAATCGACATAGAGGCCGTCGTCCCCAAGTACGGGGCAGTGTAATGAACCCGGTAGATCACCCCCATGGCGGTGGTGAGGGTAGAGCTCCTATTGGTAGAAGTGGTCCAGTGACCCCCTGGGGTAAACCAGCCTTGGGAGCAAAAACTCGTAAGGTCAAAAAGCAAAGTAGTTCTTTAATTGTCCGGCGTAGGCGGAAATCCTCTAAGCGAGGGCGCGGCGGTCGCGATTCTTAA